One region of Betaproteobacteria bacterium genomic DNA includes:
- the msrB gene encoding peptide-methionine (R)-S-oxide reductase MsrB: MNRRNWLIQMSGLVAASALPFGSASAASTFPLNKSKQDWRKLLPAEAYQVLFEEATERAGSSPLNGEKRAGTFICAACNQPLFDSAHKYDSGTGWPSFWEPLAGAIDTSTDFKLIYPRTEYHCSRCGGHQGHVFNDGPKPTGKRYCNNGIALTFVVQGDALPALRT; this comes from the coding sequence ATGAATCGTCGCAACTGGCTCATCCAAATGTCCGGCCTGGTCGCCGCAAGTGCGTTACCGTTCGGTTCCGCGAGCGCCGCCAGCACCTTCCCCCTCAACAAAAGCAAGCAGGACTGGCGCAAATTGCTACCGGCGGAGGCCTATCAGGTTCTGTTCGAGGAAGCCACCGAGCGTGCCGGCAGCAGCCCGCTGAATGGCGAAAAGCGGGCCGGCACCTTTATCTGCGCTGCCTGCAATCAGCCCCTGTTCGACAGCGCCCACAAGTACGACAGCGGCACGGGCTGGCCGAGCTTCTGGGAACCGCTGGCTGGTGCGATCGATACGTCGACCGACTTCAAACTGATCTACCCACGCACCGAGTATCACTGCAGCCGCTGTGGTGGCCATCAAGGACACGTTTTCAATGACGGCCCGAAGCCGACTGGAAAGCGCTATTGCAACAACGGCATCGCCCTCACCTTCGTCGTTCAGGGTGATGCATTACCGGCGTTACGGACATGA
- a CDS encoding DUF547 domain-containing protein, which translates to MSILKRVVLLAIFALTSLSASAFDQDYREWNALLGKHVKLAPDGNSSRLDYRGMATDQARLTIWLKTVSAVPETEYKQWPKAQRLAFLINAYNAWTIELVLSKYPDLKSIKDIGSVFQSPWKKKFIPLFGQEMALDDIEHGLIRAPGAFDDPRIHAAVVCASIGCPMLRAEAFTGDKLDSQLEDGMRRFLADSTRNRFDATGGKLQVSKIFDWYGKDFEKGHKGFESIKTTFGRYAAQLAKSPEAQERIRQGDYKLEFLDYDWRLNDSASSGRR; encoded by the coding sequence ATGTCTATTCTTAAAAGAGTCGTCTTGCTCGCCATCTTCGCACTCACCAGCCTCTCGGCTTCAGCGTTTGACCAAGACTACCGCGAGTGGAACGCGTTGCTTGGCAAACACGTCAAACTCGCGCCCGACGGCAATTCGAGCCGGCTTGACTATCGTGGCATGGCAACTGATCAAGCCCGACTCACGATCTGGCTGAAAACCGTTTCAGCAGTGCCGGAAACCGAATACAAACAGTGGCCCAAGGCACAGCGGCTGGCCTTCCTGATCAACGCTTACAACGCTTGGACGATTGAACTGGTCTTGAGCAAGTATCCCGACCTCAAATCGATCAAGGATATCGGCAGCGTTTTCCAGTCACCCTGGAAGAAAAAATTCATTCCGCTCTTCGGTCAGGAAATGGCGCTTGATGACATTGAGCATGGCCTGATACGCGCTCCTGGCGCCTTCGATGATCCTCGTATCCACGCCGCCGTTGTTTGCGCATCCATCGGTTGCCCGATGCTGCGCGCCGAGGCTTTCACCGGCGACAAGCTGGACAGCCAACTGGAAGACGGCATGCGCCGCTTCCTGGCAGACAGCACTCGGAATCGTTTCGATGCCACCGGCGGAAAACTTCAGGTCTCGAAGATCTTTGATTGGTACGGCAAGGACTTTGAAAAAGGACACAAGGGTTTCGAATCGATCAAGACCACTTTTGGCCGCTATGCGGCGCAACTCGCCAAGTCGCCGGAAGCACAGGAACGAATCCGGCAGGGCGACTACAAACTGGAGTTCCTCGACTACGATTGGCGCTTGAACGATAGCGCTTCGTCCGGGCGGCGCTAG
- a CDS encoding TIGR04283 family arsenosugar biosynthesis glycosyltransferase, producing MNTPIVSIIIPVLNEAGGIVQLLEGLQGFRAQGAEIIVVDGGSSDGTAERADFLADGVATSPRGRGRQMNTGTALATGDIFLFLHADTRLPPTALSSVREAISHGAHWGRFNVQIEGSVSGLGMVAFMMNWRSRLTGIATGDQAIFVTREAFLARSGFPDIPLMEDIVFTTGMRQKSPPACLKETVTTSGRRWEKHGLLPTILMMWWLRLRFYFGASPNDLAKEYGYVPHES from the coding sequence ATGAATACGCCGATTGTCTCAATCATCATCCCTGTACTGAATGAAGCCGGCGGCATTGTTCAGCTGCTCGAAGGTCTGCAAGGCTTTCGCGCACAAGGGGCAGAAATCATCGTGGTTGATGGTGGGAGCAGTGACGGTACCGCAGAGCGCGCCGATTTCCTGGCCGATGGCGTGGCGACATCCCCACGCGGCAGAGGTCGACAGATGAACACAGGGACGGCACTAGCTACCGGAGACATATTCCTGTTTCTCCACGCCGACACGCGTCTGCCGCCGACCGCATTAAGTTCTGTCAGAGAAGCCATCAGTCATGGCGCGCATTGGGGACGCTTCAACGTTCAAATTGAAGGTTCGGTTTCCGGACTCGGCATGGTGGCTTTCATGATGAATTGGCGCTCGCGCCTCACCGGCATCGCCACCGGCGATCAAGCCATTTTCGTCACGCGTGAGGCATTTCTGGCCCGTAGCGGATTCCCGGATATTCCCCTGATGGAAGACATCGTGTTTACAACGGGCATGCGCCAGAAATCACCGCCAGCCTGTCTCAAGGAAACGGTCACGACCTCTGGGCGGCGCTGGGAAAAGCATGGGCTGCTGCCGACCATCCTGATGATGTGGTGGCTGCGGCTTCGATTTTATTTTGGTGCCAGTCCGAACGATCTGGCAAAGGAGTACGGATATGTCCCGCACGAGAGCTGA
- a CDS encoding F0F1 ATP synthase subunit beta, translated as MAGSTTPPNTGVIVSIRGSVVDIRFQSLLPPIHSLLQTGIDNEVSVEVLSQLDAHNVRCIALTPTQGLARGMTVRDSGGPLMAPVGKEILSRMFDVFGNAIDRLPAPDVQWRSVHRAPPSLAHRSTKSEVFETGIKVIDVLMPLERGGKAGLFGGAGVGKTVLLTEMIHNMVGQHEGVSIFCGIGERCREGEELYRDMKAAGVLNNMVMVFGQMNEPPGARFRVGHAALTMAEYFRDDEHRDVLLLVDNIFRFIQAGMEVSGLMGQMPSRLGYQPTMGTELAQLEERIANTDTGAITSIQAVYVPADDFTDPAAVHTFSHLSASIVLSRKRASEGLYPAIDPLQSNSKMATPGVIGERHYALAQEIRRTLAQYADLKDIIAMLGLEQLSSEDRKVVARARRLERFLTQPFFTTEQFTGLKGKLVSLNDALDGCERILRDEFKDVPESALYMIGAIDEALDKAKPDADADAKVPKEDKNAVSEHAA; from the coding sequence ATGGCAGGCAGTACTACCCCGCCAAACACTGGTGTGATTGTTTCAATTCGTGGAAGTGTCGTTGATATTCGCTTCCAATCCCTGTTGCCCCCAATACATTCTCTGCTGCAAACGGGAATTGACAATGAGGTTTCTGTCGAGGTTCTTTCTCAGCTTGACGCACATAACGTTCGCTGTATCGCTCTGACACCCACCCAAGGCTTGGCCCGTGGCATGACGGTTCGAGATAGTGGGGGTCCATTGATGGCTCCCGTCGGCAAGGAAATTCTGTCCAGAATGTTCGATGTCTTCGGCAATGCCATTGACCGCCTGCCAGCACCCGACGTTCAATGGCGCAGCGTGCATCGGGCGCCGCCTTCACTGGCCCATCGTTCGACCAAATCGGAAGTCTTCGAAACCGGCATCAAGGTCATCGATGTCCTGATGCCGCTTGAGCGTGGCGGCAAGGCCGGATTGTTCGGCGGCGCTGGCGTCGGCAAAACCGTTCTGCTCACCGAAATGATCCACAACATGGTCGGCCAACACGAGGGCGTCAGCATTTTCTGCGGCATCGGCGAACGCTGCCGCGAAGGCGAGGAGCTTTATCGCGACATGAAGGCGGCCGGCGTCCTCAACAACATGGTGATGGTCTTCGGCCAGATGAATGAACCGCCCGGCGCCCGCTTCCGGGTCGGCCACGCGGCACTGACCATGGCCGAATATTTCCGCGATGACGAACATCGCGACGTGCTCCTGCTGGTCGACAACATTTTCCGTTTCATCCAGGCCGGCATGGAAGTATCCGGGCTGATGGGCCAGATGCCATCCCGCCTCGGCTATCAGCCGACCATGGGCACCGAGCTGGCGCAACTCGAAGAGCGCATCGCCAATACCGATACCGGGGCCATCACTTCGATCCAGGCCGTCTATGTGCCGGCCGACGATTTCACCGATCCGGCGGCGGTGCATACCTTCTCGCATCTATCGGCGTCCATTGTGCTGTCGCGCAAGCGGGCCAGCGAGGGGCTGTACCCGGCCATCGATCCGCTGCAATCGAATTCGAAAATGGCGACACCCGGTGTCATCGGCGAGCGGCATTACGCGCTGGCCCAGGAAATCCGTCGGACGCTGGCGCAATACGCCGACCTCAAGGACATCATCGCCATGCTCGGCCTCGAACAGTTGTCGAGCGAAGACCGCAAAGTCGTGGCGCGTGCGCGCCGGCTGGAACGTTTTCTGACTCAGCCGTTTTTCACCACCGAGCAGTTCACCGGCCTCAAAGGCAAACTAGTCAGCCTGAACGATGCGCTTGATGGCTGCGAGCGCATCCTGCGCGACGAGTTCAAGGATGTACCGGAAAGCGCGCTGTACATGATCGGCGCCATCGACGAGGCCTTGGACAAAGCCAAGCCCGATGCCGATGCCGATGCCAAGGTACCCAAGGAGGACAAAAATGCTGTCAGCGAGCATGCAGCTTAA
- a CDS encoding TIGR04282 family arsenosugar biosynthesis glycosyltransferase, producing MSRTRAEVPFDVGVAILAKAPVAGLAKTRLIPHLGAEGAAALQRWLLQRTIATAIAADLGPVTLWCTPDIHHPEFAACRTFGTVDLRCQPEGNLGERMHAAIAESSSRTGTLAIGTDCPALTPVLLRQAADSLQHHDAAIVPAEDGGYVLIGMRQANRQAFQDVDWSTDQVMAQTRKRLTAMNWRWREFPALWDIDRKEDFERMTEFFPDARNLAPQKLTSA from the coding sequence ATGTCCCGCACGAGAGCTGAGGTCCCCTTCGATGTGGGGGTGGCAATCCTGGCCAAGGCGCCTGTCGCCGGCCTGGCCAAGACACGGCTGATTCCCCATTTGGGCGCTGAAGGCGCTGCAGCGCTGCAACGCTGGTTACTGCAGCGCACGATCGCAACGGCCATCGCTGCCGACCTTGGGCCAGTTACCTTGTGGTGTACCCCGGATATTCATCACCCCGAGTTTGCCGCTTGCCGTACTTTCGGTACTGTTGACCTACGCTGCCAACCCGAGGGCAACCTCGGTGAGCGAATGCATGCCGCTATCGCGGAATCGTCAAGCCGTACCGGCACTCTGGCAATCGGCACCGACTGCCCGGCACTGACACCCGTATTGTTACGGCAGGCCGCGGACAGCCTTCAGCACCATGACGCGGCTATCGTTCCCGCCGAAGACGGTGGCTATGTCCTGATCGGCATGCGGCAAGCCAATCGACAGGCTTTCCAGGACGTAGACTGGAGCACTGACCAAGTCATGGCGCAGACCCGCAAGCGACTGACGGCTATGAATTGGCGGTGGCGCGAATTCCCCGCGCTGTGGGATATCGACCGCAAGGAGGACTTTGAGCGCATGACAGAATTTTTTCCGGATGCCCGTAACCTTGCCCCACAAAAGCTGACTAGCGCATGA
- a CDS encoding VTT domain-containing protein has translation MIDHTGKCPSPARKSLLSDNASVRPYRRLLAVIAFVALLLATIEVTGLRANLSLEFLQPQILANKATGLLIFVLLFALGNLIQVPGWIFLAAAVLTLGKTWGGIATYIAACLSCVTTFLAIRLIGSDALRQLKNPLAKRILGHLDTHPLRSVTLLRILFQTMPAVNYMLAMSGVRFRDYLAGTLIGLPLPIALYCLLFDYLATLFSHTPAG, from the coding sequence ATGATCGACCACACTGGCAAATGCCCATCTCCCGCCAGGAAGTCGCTTTTGAGTGATAACGCTTCCGTTCGCCCCTATCGGCGCTTGCTCGCCGTCATCGCGTTTGTCGCCTTGTTGCTGGCAACGATTGAAGTAACAGGCTTGCGGGCTAATCTCAGCCTTGAATTCCTGCAGCCACAAATCCTGGCCAACAAAGCCACTGGCTTGCTGATATTCGTTTTGCTGTTCGCCCTGGGCAACCTGATTCAGGTGCCGGGCTGGATTTTTCTTGCCGCTGCCGTCCTGACGCTGGGCAAGACGTGGGGAGGCATTGCAACCTATATCGCGGCATGCCTTTCATGTGTCACCACCTTCCTGGCCATTCGCCTGATCGGCAGCGATGCACTGCGACAGCTGAAGAATCCGTTGGCGAAAAGAATCCTTGGTCACCTCGATACCCACCCGCTACGTAGCGTGACATTGTTGCGAATATTGTTTCAAACGATGCCGGCAGTGAACTACATGCTTGCCATGTCCGGCGTGCGTTTTCGCGATTACCTGGCTGGAACGTTGATAGGGCTACCGCTGCCAATCGCCCTGTATTGCCTGCTATTCGATTATCTCGCCACGCTGTTTAGCCATACCCCGGCAGGTTGA
- a CDS encoding ATP synthase subunit I, with amino-acid sequence MLDPRVLVPLLIGVMLGAMFFGGLWWTVHRAMTSRRVALWFFASLVLRTGIALGGFYLACGDDWQRWLAALLGFVVARVVVTRLSRPPAEILEGNHASQP; translated from the coding sequence ATGCTTGACCCAAGGGTTCTGGTGCCGCTGCTGATTGGTGTGATGCTCGGCGCCATGTTCTTTGGCGGCTTGTGGTGGACGGTTCACCGGGCGATGACGTCCCGGCGTGTTGCGCTGTGGTTTTTTGCCAGCCTGGTGCTGCGTACCGGCATCGCGCTGGGTGGCTTCTACCTGGCCTGCGGCGACGACTGGCAGCGCTGGCTGGCCGCCCTGCTCGGTTTTGTCGTGGCGCGCGTCGTCGTCACACGCTTAAGCCGCCCGCCAGCCGAAATTCTGGAGGGCAATCATGCATCTCAGCCCTGA
- a CDS encoding FAD-dependent oxidoreductase, producing the protein MKYKKLALLAFIGVLIGLYVHYDLGQYLSLQSLKNQQAAIEAFRTSNPLLSITGYFVVYVIVTALSFPGAALLTLAGGAVFGLLWGTVIVSFASTIGATLAFLMSRFLLRDWVAGRFGQRLAAIDEGVRREGGFYLFTLRLVPAFPFFLVNLLLGLTAMKTRTYFWVSQIGMLAGTVVYVNAGTQLAKLDSLSGILSPSLLGSFVLLGIFPLIARKLVEIVRMNKVFAQWKKPARFDRNIVVIGGGSAGLVTSYIAAAVKAKVTLVEKHKLGGDCLNTGCVPSKALIRSAKFLSHISRAAEFGIASASARVEFSDVMNRVQAVIKTVEPHDSAERYTELGVDVVQGSAKIVSPWEVDITREDGSTQRLTTRSIVIATGARPFVPPIPGIEEVGYLTSDNVWNLRELPKRLVVLGGGPIGSEMTQAFARLGAKVTQVEMGDRIMVREDPEVSALVTQRFRSEGIEVLLKHQAKQFIIENGEKILIAEHQGQDVRIPFDAVLVAVGRAANLKGFGLEALGIPTGRTVDTNEFLQTNYPNIYAAGDVAGPFQFTHTAAHQAWYAAVNALFDPFKKFRADYSVIPWATFVEPEVARVGLNEIEAKEKGIPYEVTTYGIDDLDRAIADSEAHGFLKVLTVPGKDKILGVTIVGEHAGDLIAEYVLAMKQGIGLNKILGTIHIYPTLAEANKYVAGNWKKAHAPQKLLAWVERFHAWRRG; encoded by the coding sequence ATGAAATACAAAAAGCTGGCGCTACTGGCTTTCATCGGTGTGTTGATCGGGCTCTACGTTCACTACGACCTGGGTCAATACCTGAGTCTCCAGTCGCTCAAGAATCAACAGGCCGCCATCGAGGCTTTCCGTACAAGCAATCCGCTACTGAGCATTACTGGATATTTCGTTGTGTACGTCATTGTTACCGCCCTTTCGTTTCCAGGTGCGGCACTGCTCACGCTGGCTGGCGGTGCGGTATTCGGTTTGCTGTGGGGTACGGTAATCGTCTCCTTTGCCTCAACCATCGGTGCAACCCTCGCCTTCCTGATGTCCCGTTTTCTGCTGCGCGACTGGGTTGCCGGACGTTTTGGCCAGCGACTGGCAGCCATTGACGAAGGCGTGCGCCGTGAAGGTGGTTTCTATCTCTTTACGTTGCGGCTGGTACCGGCTTTCCCGTTTTTCCTGGTCAACCTGCTGCTCGGACTGACCGCCATGAAAACCCGGACCTACTTCTGGGTCAGCCAGATTGGCATGCTGGCCGGCACGGTGGTGTATGTGAACGCCGGCACCCAGTTGGCCAAGCTAGATTCACTGTCCGGCATCCTCTCGCCCAGCCTGCTTGGCTCGTTTGTGCTGCTCGGCATCTTCCCCCTGATTGCCCGCAAGCTTGTGGAGATCGTTCGCATGAACAAGGTATTCGCCCAGTGGAAGAAGCCGGCGCGCTTCGACCGCAACATCGTAGTCATCGGCGGCGGCAGTGCCGGCCTGGTCACGTCCTACATCGCCGCTGCCGTCAAGGCAAAGGTCACCTTGGTCGAAAAGCACAAGCTGGGCGGAGACTGCCTGAACACCGGTTGTGTCCCGTCGAAGGCGCTGATCCGTTCAGCCAAGTTCCTCTCTCACATCAGCCGCGCGGCGGAATTCGGCATTGCCTCGGCCAGCGCCAGGGTCGAGTTTTCCGACGTCATGAATCGGGTGCAGGCAGTGATCAAGACCGTCGAACCGCATGACTCGGCCGAGCGCTACACCGAGCTGGGTGTCGATGTTGTGCAAGGCAGCGCCAAAATCGTGTCGCCGTGGGAAGTCGACATCACCCGCGAAGATGGCAGCACCCAGCGCCTGACCACGCGCAGTATCGTCATTGCCACCGGGGCCCGACCATTCGTACCGCCCATACCGGGCATCGAGGAAGTTGGCTATCTGACCTCGGACAATGTCTGGAATTTGCGTGAATTGCCCAAGCGCCTTGTCGTACTGGGCGGCGGACCGATCGGTTCGGAAATGACCCAGGCTTTTGCCCGCCTGGGTGCGAAAGTGACTCAGGTGGAAATGGGCGACCGCATCATGGTGCGTGAAGACCCCGAAGTTTCAGCGCTGGTCACTCAGCGTTTCCGTTCGGAAGGGATTGAGGTGCTCCTCAAGCATCAAGCCAAGCAGTTCATCATAGAGAACGGTGAGAAGATACTGATTGCCGAACATCAAGGGCAGGATGTCCGGATTCCGTTCGATGCCGTCCTCGTCGCCGTCGGCCGCGCTGCCAACCTCAAGGGGTTCGGCCTGGAAGCGCTGGGTATTCCAACTGGTCGCACCGTCGATACCAACGAATTCCTGCAAACCAATTACCCGAATATCTACGCGGCAGGTGATGTCGCCGGCCCGTTCCAATTCACCCATACCGCCGCTCACCAGGCGTGGTATGCCGCGGTCAACGCGCTTTTTGACCCATTCAAGAAATTCAGGGCCGATTATTCCGTGATTCCCTGGGCGACCTTTGTCGAACCTGAAGTCGCGAGGGTTGGTCTGAACGAAATCGAAGCTAAGGAAAAAGGCATTCCCTACGAAGTCACCACCTACGGCATCGACGATCTCGACCGGGCGATTGCCGACAGCGAAGCCCACGGCTTCCTCAAAGTGCTAACTGTGCCGGGCAAGGACAAAATCCTCGGCGTCACCATCGTCGGCGAACACGCCGGCGACCTGATTGCCGAATATGTCCTGGCCATGAAGCAAGGCATCGGGCTGAACAAGATCCTCGGCACCATCCACATCTATCCGACACTGGCCGAAGCCAACAAGTACGTTGCCGGCAACTGGAAGAAGGCCCATGCACCGCAGAAACTGCTGGCCTGGGTTGAACGTTTTCATGCCTGGCGCCGGGGGTAA
- a CDS encoding FAD-dependent oxidoreductase, whose translation MKHLVLAGGGHAHLHVLKSLAAGQWPGIEVTLISPYPRQIYSGMVPGWMAGHYSLAQCAAVLDPLLRAGRVRFIQDSVTCLNANRRILHTMQTGDVTYDALSLDTGAQVDTAGLEATGATLLAIRPLENFVVDWTRQVDIFKQQGKASLAVVGGGAAGVELALAAAYRLALELGNANIKVTLIAGSGLLPGHGPSIVAQVTNTLTQRRIEVVKDYAAGYSQGLQLSDGKVIPADCIIAATGVSPAPWLAESNLELAQDGFVAVMDGQQSVSHPEVFAAGDVATRIDAPHAKSGVYAVRAGPVLATNLNRVLMGHAPMSYRPQKRSLYLLATGPKEAIMSWGGFSAKGHWAWTWKDWIDRRFMRQYDLNLS comes from the coding sequence ATGAAACACCTGGTTCTGGCTGGCGGCGGCCATGCTCACCTGCACGTCCTGAAATCATTGGCAGCGGGTCAATGGCCGGGTATTGAGGTCACGCTGATTTCTCCCTACCCCCGCCAAATCTATTCCGGCATGGTTCCAGGATGGATGGCTGGACACTACAGCCTGGCGCAGTGTGCAGCGGTACTCGACCCTTTGCTCAGAGCAGGCAGGGTTCGCTTCATTCAAGACAGCGTCACCTGCCTGAACGCCAATCGGCGAATCCTTCATACGATGCAGACCGGCGACGTCACCTATGACGCCTTGTCCCTGGATACCGGTGCCCAGGTCGACACCGCTGGCCTGGAAGCAACCGGTGCCACATTGCTGGCGATCCGGCCCCTGGAAAATTTCGTCGTCGACTGGACGCGACAGGTCGACATTTTTAAACAACAGGGAAAAGCCAGTCTTGCAGTCGTTGGCGGTGGCGCTGCAGGGGTTGAACTGGCACTGGCAGCCGCTTATCGCCTCGCACTTGAACTAGGCAACGCGAATATAAAAGTAACGTTGATCGCCGGTTCGGGCCTTCTGCCCGGACACGGCCCCAGTATTGTTGCCCAAGTAACCAACACCCTGACGCAGCGCCGGATTGAAGTGGTAAAGGATTATGCCGCCGGATACTCACAAGGGCTTCAATTGAGCGATGGCAAAGTGATCCCGGCGGATTGCATCATCGCCGCCACCGGCGTCAGCCCTGCGCCATGGCTCGCCGAATCGAATCTGGAATTGGCGCAGGACGGATTCGTTGCAGTCATGGATGGGCAGCAAAGCGTCTCTCATCCGGAAGTCTTCGCGGCAGGAGACGTGGCAACACGCATCGACGCCCCACATGCCAAATCAGGCGTCTATGCCGTTCGAGCCGGCCCTGTCCTGGCAACCAATCTGAATCGCGTACTGATGGGACACGCTCCCATGAGTTATCGCCCACAAAAACGCAGCCTGTATTTGCTCGCCACTGGCCCGAAGGAGGCCATCATGTCCTGGGGCGGATTTTCCGCAAAAGGCCATTGGGCCTGGACATGGAAGGACTGGATTGATCGGCGCTTCATGAGGCAATACGATCTGAACCTGTCCTGA
- a CDS encoding AtpZ/AtpI family protein, giving the protein MIKPDDKLAAGKTAFSQQVGAKAARKLKAQSHVTQTVWSGLGMMGLVGWSVAMPTLLGAALGLWLDEHYPGGHSWTLALLAAGLVLGCFNAWHWVDKEGREIREQEADDA; this is encoded by the coding sequence ATGATTAAGCCGGACGACAAACTTGCCGCGGGCAAAACCGCATTCAGCCAGCAGGTGGGGGCCAAGGCGGCGCGCAAACTGAAGGCGCAGAGCCATGTGACGCAGACCGTCTGGTCCGGCCTCGGCATGATGGGGCTGGTTGGCTGGTCGGTGGCGATGCCTACCCTGCTCGGCGCGGCGCTCGGCCTGTGGCTGGATGAGCACTATCCGGGTGGTCACTCGTGGACGCTGGCCCTGCTCGCCGCCGGCCTGGTGCTTGGTTGTTTCAATGCCTGGCACTGGGTGGACAAGGAAGGACGCGAAATTCGCGAACAGGAGGCTGACGATGCTTGA
- the msrA gene encoding peptide-methionine (S)-S-oxide reductase MsrA — MKITHFFRLTAAVTLLASSFLTQAADTPANKATAIFAGGCFWCVEADFEKLPGVIEAESGYTAGQTKTPSYEAVSAGHTGHAEAVRVIYDPQKVSYAQLVDYFWHHIDPTVKDRQFCDIGNQYRSGIYWQNEAERKVAEESRDGLLKSGRFPVIYTELLPATPFWPAEEYHQNYYKKNPIRYAYYRNGCGRDARVQQVWGEKK, encoded by the coding sequence ATGAAAATTACTCATTTTTTCCGGTTGACCGCGGCAGTCACGCTGCTGGCCTCCAGTTTCCTGACCCAGGCGGCCGATACCCCGGCCAACAAGGCAACCGCCATTTTCGCGGGCGGCTGCTTCTGGTGCGTCGAAGCGGATTTTGAAAAGCTGCCCGGCGTCATCGAGGCCGAATCGGGCTACACCGCTGGCCAGACGAAAACCCCGAGCTACGAAGCAGTCAGTGCCGGCCACACCGGCCATGCCGAAGCCGTCCGCGTCATCTACGACCCACAGAAAGTCAGCTACGCGCAACTGGTCGACTACTTCTGGCACCACATCGATCCAACGGTCAAAGACCGTCAGTTCTGCGATATTGGCAACCAGTACCGTAGTGGCATTTACTGGCAGAACGAGGCCGAGCGAAAAGTCGCCGAAGAGAGCCGGGATGGCTTGCTGAAAAGCGGCCGTTTCCCGGTGATCTATACGGAACTGCTACCGGCCACGCCCTTCTGGCCGGCTGAGGAATACCACCAGAACTATTACAAGAAAAACCCGATTCGCTACGCCTATTACCGTAACGGCTGCGGCCGTGACGCACGGGTTCAGCAAGTTTGGGGCGAGAAAAAATGA
- a CDS encoding F0F1 ATP synthase subunit epsilon: MLSASMQLKILLPFKVFAEKQDVLRIVAESRSGSFGLLPNRLDCAAALAPGILTYETKDEGEVSLAVDEGVLVKTGSEVLVSVRNAIGGMDLGELHQAIEREFLNLDEQEKSVRSVLAKLEGGFIRRFAEFSHD, from the coding sequence ATGCTGTCAGCGAGCATGCAGCTTAAGATCCTGCTGCCCTTCAAGGTCTTTGCCGAAAAGCAGGATGTTCTTCGTATCGTCGCCGAATCGCGCAGCGGTTCTTTCGGTCTGCTGCCGAACCGTCTGGATTGCGCCGCAGCATTGGCGCCGGGCATCCTGACGTACGAAACCAAAGACGAAGGCGAGGTCAGTCTGGCGGTCGACGAGGGCGTACTGGTCAAAACCGGCAGCGAAGTGCTGGTCTCCGTGCGCAATGCCATCGGCGGCATGGATCTGGGCGAACTGCACCAGGCCATCGAGCGGGAATTCCTGAATCTGGATGAGCAGGAGAAAAGCGTGCGCTCGGTCCTGGCCAAACTCGAAGGCGGCTTTATCCGCCGCTTTGCGGAATTCAGTCATGATTAA
- a CDS encoding DUF3047 domain-containing protein — translation MSARNLSILVATTIPCAVLADPLWVGRFSEANTVIPTPWKIEHLDQHVPPTQYALRKWDGVVAIEAKAKKSMALLARSVAVNLKKTPILCWQWRIDAPVASADMTRKSGDDYAARVYLTFAVPPDQLGFGTRTKLRLARSIYGSQVPDAALNYIWDNRHPVGTLQDNAYTDRARMLVLRSGAAHAGTWIQERRNVLADFRRAFGEIDGELKGLAIASDTDNTGEEAHAGFADFRFVETEEDCPVSKD, via the coding sequence GTGAGCGCGCGTAACCTGAGCATTCTGGTCGCCACGACCATTCCCTGTGCTGTCTTGGCTGACCCTCTCTGGGTTGGGCGATTCAGCGAGGCAAATACTGTCATTCCTACCCCGTGGAAAATCGAACACCTCGACCAGCACGTACCGCCGACTCAATATGCACTGCGGAAATGGGATGGCGTTGTAGCCATCGAGGCCAAAGCAAAGAAGAGTATGGCGTTGCTGGCGCGCAGCGTTGCGGTCAACCTGAAAAAAACGCCCATTTTGTGCTGGCAATGGCGCATTGATGCGCCAGTTGCTTCGGCTGACATGACCCGGAAATCTGGTGACGATTACGCTGCCCGGGTTTATCTGACGTTTGCGGTGCCGCCGGATCAACTGGGTTTCGGCACCCGAACCAAGCTCCGCCTGGCGCGCTCTATCTACGGCAGCCAGGTGCCTGACGCCGCATTGAACTACATCTGGGACAACCGCCACCCGGTCGGCACACTGCAGGATAACGCCTATACGGATCGGGCTCGCATGCTGGTATTGCGCTCGGGCGCAGCCCACGCCGGTACGTGGATTCAAGAAAGGCGCAATGTACTGGCTGATTTTCGGCGCGCCTTTGGGGAAATCGATGGGGAGCTAAAAGGCCTCGCGATTGCCTCAGACACTGACAATACCGGCGAAGAAGCGCATGCAGGCTTTGCCGATTTTCGCTTTGTTGAAACGGAAGAAGACTGCCCGGTATCAAAGGATTGA